The genomic segment ATCTATTGCTGATATGAGAAAATCTCATAAAGTTTTAGTTCCTGTAAAAGACAGACCAACAAAACCAGAAGCTGGTGCTGAAAACTGGAAAGATTATTTCTCAGTAATCTTAAGAGATGTTGGACAAATTGCTATTATTGATGGAAAAACAAAGGAGATTAAATCTGTTGTTCCATCTGGTTTTGCAACACACATTACAAGAACAAGTGCATCTGGAAGATATATGTATGTTATTGGTAGAGATGGAAAAGCATCTATGATTGATATGTGGATGAAAGAACCTAAAAATGTTGCAGAAATTCAAGTATGTAACGATGCTAGAGCAATTGATACATCAAAACATAAAGATTATCTTGATAAATATGCCGTTGTTGGTTGTTATTGGCCACCATCAATTGTTACTTTAGAAGCTGATACACTTGATCCATTAAAAATTGTTTCAACTGCAAGTTATACTTATGATACAAATGAGTACTTAAGAGAAGCTAGAGTTGCTGCAATTATTGCATCTCACGATAAACCAGAGTGGATTATTAACATTAAAGAGACAGGTCAAGTTTGGTTATATGACTACTCAAATGTTAAAAATCCAAAAGTTACAATGGTTGAAGCTGAAAGATTCTTACACGATGGTGGTTGGGATTTATCAAAAAGATATTTCATGACAGCTGCGAATGCTAGAGATATGATCTCTGTTATTGATACAAAAGATGGTAAATTAGTTGCTAATATTCCATCTCAAGGAAATAAACCACATCCAGGACGTGGTGCAAATGTTGATCATCCAACTTATGGTCCACTATGGGCATCTGGACATATTGGTTCAAATGATATAATATTTATTGGAACAGACCCTGTAAAACATCCAAAAAATGCTTGGAAAGTTGTGAAAAAAATTCAACTACCAGGTGAAGGTGGAGGAAACTTGTTTGTAAAAGGACATCCTAATTCACCATATATCTTTGCTGATAGACCTGTTCATCCTGATAGAAAGATACAAACATCATTTTATGTAATTGATAAAAACAAACTTGAAGTTGTAAAAACTATACAAATACCTGAAAAATATCTTCCTTCTGTAAAAGTTGGAGATAAAACAATTGAGTCAAGAGGACCTGTTCATTTTGAATTCAATGCAGATGGTAGTGAGGTTTGGACAAGTATTTGGGGTAACAAAGAGGTTGCAACTGCTATTTTAGTTTATGATTCAAAAACATTAGAACTAAAAAAAGTAATTGAAGACCCTAGACTTAAAACACCTACTGGTAAGTTTAATGTTACAAATACTATGAAAGATGTTTACTAAAAAAACAGTATCAAGCCCTAGCGCTTGATACTGTTATATCTATTTTCTTTGGGGGCTTCTATGAAATTTTTATCAAACATATCAAAAGTATCAATTTTTACAATCTTTTTTTTAAGCAATGTTTTCGCACAAATCGATGGAGCTACAGCACATATGACTGAAGCATTACCTAAAAAAGAGATAGGAAAAGAGTTGTATAATCAATATTGTGCAACTTGTCATCATGAAAAAAGAGTTGGAATAGATGGTCCACCACTTCTTCCAAATAATCTAAAAAAGTATGATGAAAAAGATTTGGCTTCAAAAATAAAAGATGGTTTTCCACAAACTTTAATGCCAAAGTATGATTTTTTATCTTTATACGAATTACATCAAATAGCAAGATATATAAAATCTCCTATTGATGGAATTTTTTCTTGGGATTTAAGTGATATAAATAAATCTGTAACATCATTTAAAGACCCTATCAATCGATTAAATATAAAAGACAAAGAGCAAATTTTACCAGTAGTTGAAAGAGATGGAAACAAAACTTGGATTATGGAAGATACAAGAGTTTTGAGTAAATTTCCACTAAACAATATTCACGGTGGAATAAAATTTACTATGGATGCAAAAAATATTTATGTTCCAACAAGAGATGGTTGGATACAAAA from the Aliarcobacter cryaerophilus ATCC 43158 genome contains:
- a CDS encoding nitrite reductase — its product is MKLTKVLSMVAVASLGLTSVSMAEEIKLTEEQMKDANQVYFDRCAGCHGMLRKGALGPTLEAKEMKTRGTEYLKTIIHEGTPGGMPDWGKSGELTSAQTELMAKYIQVEAQTPPEKSIADMRKSHKVLVPVKDRPTKPEAGAENWKDYFSVILRDVGQIAIIDGKTKEIKSVVPSGFATHITRTSASGRYMYVIGRDGKASMIDMWMKEPKNVAEIQVCNDARAIDTSKHKDYLDKYAVVGCYWPPSIVTLEADTLDPLKIVSTASYTYDTNEYLREARVAAIIASHDKPEWIINIKETGQVWLYDYSNVKNPKVTMVEAERFLHDGGWDLSKRYFMTAANARDMISVIDTKDGKLVANIPSQGNKPHPGRGANVDHPTYGPLWASGHIGSNDIIFIGTDPVKHPKNAWKVVKKIQLPGEGGGNLFVKGHPNSPYIFADRPVHPDRKIQTSFYVIDKNKLEVVKTIQIPEKYLPSVKVGDKTIESRGPVHFEFNADGSEVWTSIWGNKEVATAILVYDSKTLELKKVIEDPRLKTPTGKFNVTNTMKDVY